In Sedimentibacter sp. MB31-C6, one genomic interval encodes:
- the phnE gene encoding phosphonate ABC transporter, permease protein PhnE, whose product MQFQLKHTKELIPLKKDSNLRTWLFWIVIIFITLATGYTTEFDVRKAILAMPGIFSFIAEDFLPPDITVVPKFMESLMDTFYMAFISTTTGAVISVVLALLCASPTSPYRVVEFTIRIIASALRNIPSLAWTIMLVPAFGIGKTVGLMALLIGAIGSMTRFFTETIEEIDMGNIEAIRSVGGSYWQVLKCGVLPQCYPGLIAWTLYNFELGIRASTIIGMVGGGGIGFYIQSTIKLFQYDQAMMAVLVVAIVVLIVEAASKKIRELIM is encoded by the coding sequence ATGCAATTTCAATTAAAACATACTAAAGAGCTTATACCTCTAAAAAAAGATAGTAATTTACGTACATGGTTATTTTGGATTGTTATAATTTTTATTACTCTTGCAACAGGATATACAACTGAATTTGATGTAAGAAAGGCAATTTTAGCCATGCCGGGAATATTCAGTTTTATCGCCGAGGATTTTTTACCTCCCGATATAACAGTTGTTCCAAAATTTATGGAATCCTTAATGGATACATTTTATATGGCATTCATTTCAACAACAACGGGGGCGGTTATAAGTGTGGTTTTAGCATTGTTGTGTGCATCTCCCACTTCACCATACAGGGTAGTTGAGTTTACTATAAGAATAATTGCTTCGGCTCTTAGAAATATCCCATCTCTGGCATGGACAATCATGTTAGTTCCTGCTTTTGGAATAGGAAAAACTGTAGGTTTGATGGCGCTTCTGATTGGAGCTATAGGAAGTATGACAAGATTTTTTACAGAAACTATTGAAGAGATAGATATGGGAAACATAGAAGCAATACGCTCTGTAGGTGGTTCTTATTGGCAGGTTTTAAAATGCGGTGTTTTACCTCAATGTTATCCTGGACTTATTGCATGGACATTATACAATTTTGAATTAGGCATACGTGCTTCAACAATTATCGGAATGGTTGGCGGAGGAGGTATAGGATTTTATATTCAGTCCACCATCAAGTTGTTTCAATATGATCAGGCTATGATGGCTGTACTTGTTGTAGCTATTGTTGTATTAATTGTAGAAGCTGCATCAAAAAAGATAAGGGAGCTAATAATGTGA
- the phnE gene encoding phosphonate ABC transporter, permease protein PhnE, whose product MIKNTVTKNIDITSKKQKNFLRITILIVFIIYVISIVNLDLKLNLGLEYFLKAVDIMFRMIHFDLSEWNDVISAALTSLSVAVLATIISAVFAFFMSFIAASNVSNSFVSKVCKGVAAWIRAVPTIIWTLIFVAYLGLGPFPGVLGLSLHSFAYLLKAFSQSIEEVKKENIEALRATGASWVLVMTKAILPSIVTSLISWIALRFEINVAESSILGFVGAGGIGHEVSSNMRGFQFEKAGFVVLVVFLMSFGIEMIFHRFKLNVDKNQFK is encoded by the coding sequence GTGATTAAAAATACTGTAACTAAAAATATAGATATTACATCAAAGAAACAAAAGAATTTTTTAAGAATAACAATTCTAATTGTATTTATTATATATGTAATAAGTATAGTAAACCTTGATTTAAAATTAAACCTTGGACTTGAATATTTCTTAAAAGCTGTTGATATTATGTTTAGAATGATTCATTTTGATTTAAGTGAATGGAACGATGTTATATCAGCTGCATTAACTTCTTTATCTGTAGCAGTATTGGCAACTATTATTTCAGCTGTATTTGCCTTCTTTATGAGTTTCATTGCTGCTAGCAATGTTTCAAATAGTTTCGTTTCAAAAGTATGCAAAGGAGTGGCAGCATGGATAAGGGCTGTTCCTACTATAATATGGACATTGATATTTGTAGCTTATTTAGGTCTTGGACCATTTCCTGGTGTCTTAGGACTCAGTCTTCATAGTTTTGCATATTTGTTAAAGGCGTTTTCTCAATCTATCGAAGAAGTTAAAAAAGAAAATATTGAAGCTCTGCGGGCAACAGGTGCATCATGGGTTCTCGTTATGACAAAAGCAATTTTGCCTTCTATTGTGACATCTCTTATTTCATGGATTGCACTTAGATTTGAAATCAATGTGGCAGAATCCTCTATTCTAGGTTTTGTAGGAGCAGGAGGTATTGGTCATGAGGTAAGTTCAAATATGAGGGGATTTCAATTTGAAAAGGCAGGATTTGTAGTATTGGTTGTTTTTCTTATGAGTTTTGGAATTGAAATGATTTTCCATAGGTTCAAGCTAAATGTTGATAAGAATCAATTTAAATAA
- a CDS encoding phosphonate C-P lyase system protein PhnG, producing MNKSIMFKILAKSSRKEIIELSENIQRNHEVLVIKEPAKTLVMVKMHEPVANSKFYLGEVIACESLVKIDGKSGMAVTAGDDFDKVLAMAIIDAAYNAKVPEIDWLTEKLNEMNKIIDDKEKRESAIHLKTKVNFRNMGGNDYGTK from the coding sequence ATGAACAAAAGTATAATGTTTAAAATATTAGCCAAAAGTTCAAGAAAAGAAATTATTGAATTATCAGAAAATATTCAAAGAAATCATGAGGTTTTAGTAATAAAGGAACCAGCAAAGACTTTAGTAATGGTTAAGATGCATGAGCCTGTAGCAAATTCTAAATTTTATTTAGGTGAAGTTATAGCGTGTGAATCATTGGTCAAAATAGATGGTAAGTCAGGAATGGCAGTTACGGCAGGAGATGATTTTGACAAGGTACTGGCCATGGCGATAATTGATGCTGCATATAATGCTAAGGTTCCTGAAATAGACTGGCTTACGGAAAAATTAAATGAGATGAATAAAATAATTGATGATAAAGAAAAAAGAGAGTCAGCAATACATCTTAAAACTAAAGTTAATTTTAGAAATATGGGGGGTAATGATTATGGTACAAAATAG
- the phnH gene encoding phosphonate C-P lyase system protein PhnH: MVQNSITFDYVHDCQETFRLMLHAISNPGEIVNIKNHSDKLKDDFSHMLLLAVTLLDKETSYCVLDNEELDKLIAQLTYAYYKDENADYIFVSEKYSYEKMIDILIKSSPGTLVNPHANTTLIICDDMLGNPISLCLEGPGIKDSKTIEVSDYIKQWISTRDLMEYEYPLGVDLFFITKEGELLSIPRKVKMKG, encoded by the coding sequence ATGGTACAAAATAGCATTACTTTTGATTATGTGCATGACTGCCAGGAAACATTTAGACTTATGCTTCATGCAATATCTAATCCAGGAGAAATAGTGAATATTAAAAATCATTCGGATAAATTAAAGGATGATTTTAGTCACATGCTATTACTGGCGGTTACATTGCTTGATAAGGAAACTAGTTATTGTGTTTTAGATAATGAAGAGCTGGACAAGTTGATAGCTCAATTGACTTATGCGTATTATAAAGATGAAAATGCTGATTATATATTTGTTAGTGAAAAATATTCTTATGAAAAAATGATTGATATTTTAATAAAGTCATCTCCGGGTACATTAGTTAATCCTCATGCAAATACTACATTGATAATATGTGATGATATGCTGGGAAATCCGATTTCATTATGTCTTGAGGGGCCTGGAATTAAAGATTCAAAAACAATTGAAGTATCTGATTATATTAAGCAATGGATTTCAACAAGGGATTTAATGGAATATGAATATCCTCTAGGCGTTGATTTATTCTTTATAACCAAGGAAGGTGAATTATTGTCAATACCAAGAAAAGTTAAAATGAAAGGGTGA
- a CDS encoding carbon-phosphorus lyase complex subunit PhnI: MAYVAVAGGQEAIEESIKLLKYYRTEGNNELEIDTIKDKMKLLVDRVMSEAGFYAPDYAALALKQCEGSLEEAVFLIRAYRSTLSRNYYSNTVYTENMRIIRRISAAFKDIPGGQILGPTYDYTHRLLNFDIINETKEEKEQLRKSYDDVEYEDITFTRVSDLLRNENLLEDTEDILSKPFDVTLNNLTFPAPRSAILQTMARADTGYISGLAYSSLRGFGSVHPTVGELRTGWVSVEVPYMLSEGESIYVGEILVTEVESFVSASKKTNNEHDEIKVGIGYGCVFGRNETKAISMSILDRALKIEGDSPVNDEEFVLLHGDSLEMNGFLSHLKLPHYVTFQSKLDQLRKKKGE; the protein is encoded by the coding sequence ATGGCATATGTAGCAGTCGCAGGCGGACAAGAAGCAATAGAAGAGTCAATTAAACTTCTTAAATATTATCGAACAGAAGGAAATAACGAGTTAGAAATAGATACCATAAAAGATAAAATGAAACTATTAGTAGATAGGGTGATGTCTGAAGCTGGTTTTTATGCTCCTGATTATGCTGCGTTGGCTTTAAAGCAATGTGAAGGAAGTTTAGAGGAAGCGGTATTTTTAATAAGGGCATATAGATCAACGTTGAGCAGAAACTATTATTCAAACACGGTATATACTGAAAACATGAGAATAATTAGAAGAATCAGTGCTGCATTTAAGGATATACCTGGGGGACAAATTTTAGGACCAACTTATGATTATACTCACAGATTATTGAATTTTGACATAATTAATGAAACAAAAGAAGAAAAGGAACAATTGCGAAAAAGTTATGATGATGTTGAATATGAAGATATAACATTTACCAGGGTTTCTGATTTACTTAGAAATGAGAATTTATTGGAAGATACAGAAGATATTTTAAGTAAACCCTTTGATGTTACGTTGAACAATCTTACTTTTCCTGCACCAAGAAGTGCAATCCTGCAAACTATGGCTCGTGCTGATACCGGTTATATATCAGGATTAGCTTATAGCTCATTGAGAGGCTTTGGGTCGGTTCATCCTACAGTAGGTGAATTAAGAACAGGCTGGGTTTCTGTTGAAGTGCCATATATGCTGTCTGAAGGTGAAAGCATTTATGTCGGAGAGATATTAGTAACAGAAGTTGAATCCTTTGTATCTGCTTCTAAAAAGACTAATAATGAACATGATGAAATAAAAGTTGGCATTGGATATGGATGTGTGTTTGGAAGAAATGAAACAAAAGCAATATCAATGTCTATTCTTGACAGAGCTTTAAAGATTGAGGGAGATTCTCCGGTCAATGATGAAGAATTTGTTTTACTTCATGGTGACAGTTTAGAAATGAATGGCTTTTTATCACATCTAAAGCTTCCGCATTATGTAACATTTCAATCTAAACTGGATCAATTAAGAAAAAAGAAAGGGGAATAA
- a CDS encoding alpha-D-ribose 1-methylphosphonate 5-phosphate C-P-lyase PhnJ — translation MTEYNQHYNFAFLDENSKREIRRAVLKAVSIPGYQVPFGSRELPIGRGWGTGGLQITLSLIGRTDCLKVIDQGSDDSVNAVSIKKLVAITTGVETTTDSEYATLIQSRHRIPEERLRNNQIMILQVPNPEPLRSVSPSNKISKKLHSEAEYSGIWLNFYEEILKYGHTVTGADHPVMVSGRYVMNPSPIPRFDNPKIHQSDCLILFGAGREKRIYAVPPYTNTSSLAFEDYPFEIENVEGRSCKFCNATGVYFDEVFDSETNEHYFQCSDSGYCNKRRNKKEDV, via the coding sequence ATGACAGAGTATAATCAACATTATAATTTTGCTTTTCTTGATGAAAATTCGAAAAGGGAAATTAGAAGAGCGGTTTTAAAGGCGGTTTCAATACCAGGTTATCAAGTACCCTTTGGATCAAGAGAGTTGCCGATAGGACGAGGTTGGGGTACAGGGGGATTGCAAATTACACTTTCATTAATAGGAAGAACTGACTGTTTAAAAGTTATAGATCAAGGCAGTGACGATAGTGTTAATGCTGTAAGTATTAAAAAATTAGTGGCTATCACAACTGGTGTTGAAACAACTACTGACAGTGAATATGCAACACTTATTCAATCAAGACATAGGATACCTGAAGAAAGATTAAGAAATAATCAAATTATGATTTTACAAGTACCTAATCCTGAACCATTAAGAAGTGTTTCTCCTAGCAATAAAATAAGTAAGAAATTACATTCAGAAGCAGAATATTCAGGCATATGGTTAAATTTTTATGAAGAAATTTTAAAGTACGGACATACAGTAACAGGTGCTGATCACCCGGTTATGGTATCTGGAAGATACGTCATGAATCCAAGTCCTATTCCAAGGTTTGATAATCCTAAGATTCATCAGTCAGATTGTCTTATACTGTTTGGAGCAGGAAGAGAAAAAAGAATTTATGCGGTGCCACCATATACTAACACATCATCTCTTGCGTTTGAAGATTATCCATTTGAAATTGAAAATGTAGAAGGTAGGTCGTGTAAATTTTGTAATGCCACAGGTGTTTATTTTGATGAGGTATTTGACAGTGAAACTAATGAACATTATTTTCAGTGTTCAGATTCCGGCTATTGCAATAAAAGACGCAATAAAAAGGAGGATGTTTAG
- a CDS encoding ATP-binding cassette domain-containing protein: MNNPKEILKVKDLEVKFGDGCVYCLNGGVLDKGHCPHCHTVWALNKVSFDLYEGEILGIVGESGSGKSTLLRAVYFDRKINGGEAYISDYGNGKVNIFDISSQKKRYIRNSLMGMVYQNPIMGLRMNFSNGGNISEKLIAAGSRKADSMTKRAKYLLSHVEVPVSRIKEEPRNFSGGMQQRVQISKALANNPPILLLDEVTTGLDLSVQARVLDLIKGIQQELGIAMIVVSHDLSVIRMMADRTLVMLEGRIIEEGLTDQILEDPAEEFTQTLVHSLL; encoded by the coding sequence TTGAATAATCCTAAGGAAATATTAAAAGTAAAAGATTTGGAAGTTAAATTTGGAGATGGATGTGTTTATTGTTTAAACGGAGGTGTTTTGGATAAAGGGCATTGTCCTCATTGCCATACTGTATGGGCATTAAATAAGGTGTCCTTTGATTTGTATGAAGGGGAGATACTGGGAATTGTAGGTGAATCAGGTTCTGGAAAAAGCACATTGCTTAGAGCTGTGTATTTTGACAGAAAGATAAACGGAGGAGAAGCATATATATCAGATTATGGTAATGGAAAAGTAAATATATTTGATATTTCTAGTCAGAAAAAAAGGTACATTAGAAATAGTTTAATGGGTATGGTTTATCAAAACCCTATAATGGGACTTAGAATGAATTTTTCAAACGGAGGCAATATATCTGAAAAGTTAATTGCTGCAGGAAGTAGGAAAGCAGATTCTATGACTAAACGAGCTAAATATTTATTAAGTCATGTAGAAGTTCCTGTAAGTAGGATTAAGGAAGAGCCAAGGAACTTTTCAGGAGGTATGCAACAAAGGGTTCAAATATCAAAAGCTCTTGCAAATAACCCACCTATATTGTTATTAGACGAAGTCACAACAGGACTGGATCTTAGCGTTCAGGCAAGGGTTTTAGACTTGATTAAAGGAATACAACAAGAACTTGGTATAGCAATGATTGTTGTAAGTCATGATTTATCTGTTATAAGAATGATGGCAGACAGAACATTAGTAATGTTAGAGGGAAGAATTATTGAAGAGGGTTTAACTGATCAAATACTTGAAGATCCAGCTGAAGAATTTACTCAGACACTTGTTCATTCACTTTTATAG
- a CDS encoding alpha-D-ribose 1-methylphosphonate 5-triphosphate diphosphatase: MKKQLQYILNVNIIAPETVLNNYGIIIKDDRILEVLPMDNLVVSEINNNSNIYYGEGAYVSAGFIDIHSDNIETVVQPRPTSVIDFRLALSEHEKQLVNQGITTMYHSLSFLRAEGATMRDKEVRKPKKMREMAELIKTLHEENHLIRHRFHCRYDIRNCEGYDTLMDYIDNDYVHLLSFIDHTPGQGQYRNLIGYRENLLNHQPNLGEKQIDSLIEKRMAVPKLSQDKIEKTATLAYNKGIPIASHDDDSEAKVEFVNSILKAYISEFPVELSIARKAKEEGMYIVVGAPNVLIGKSHSGNLTAIEAILDGSADIMVSDYYPSAMLHAVFKLYLQYNVPLWKSMNMVTLNPSKAVGIDKDFGSVEKGKKADLLLIKLIDEKPAITKVFVDGQLVSELNYRRLKYA; encoded by the coding sequence ATGAAAAAACAGTTACAATATATACTAAATGTAAATATTATTGCACCTGAAACAGTATTAAATAATTATGGAATTATTATTAAAGATGATCGAATTTTAGAGGTGTTGCCAATGGATAATTTGGTAGTTTCTGAAATTAACAACAATAGTAATATTTATTATGGTGAAGGAGCTTACGTTTCGGCGGGGTTTATTGATATTCATTCTGACAATATTGAAACAGTGGTTCAACCAAGACCTACAAGTGTAATAGATTTTAGATTAGCTTTAAGTGAACATGAGAAACAACTTGTAAATCAGGGTATTACTACTATGTATCATTCATTGTCTTTTTTAAGGGCTGAGGGAGCTACAATGAGAGACAAAGAAGTCAGGAAGCCAAAAAAAATGAGAGAGATGGCAGAATTGATTAAAACACTTCATGAGGAAAATCATCTAATACGCCACAGATTTCATTGTAGATATGATATAAGAAACTGTGAGGGATATGATACGTTAATGGACTATATTGATAATGACTATGTTCATTTGCTTTCTTTTATAGATCATACGCCGGGGCAAGGACAGTATAGGAACTTGATAGGTTATAGGGAAAACCTATTGAATCACCAGCCAAATTTGGGAGAAAAACAAATAGATTCTTTGATTGAGAAAAGGATGGCTGTACCAAAGTTAAGTCAAGATAAAATTGAAAAAACAGCAACCCTTGCATATAATAAAGGAATTCCAATAGCTTCACATGATGATGATAGTGAAGCCAAAGTAGAATTTGTCAATTCTATATTGAAAGCTTATATTAGTGAATTCCCTGTTGAATTAAGCATTGCTAGAAAAGCAAAAGAAGAAGGTATGTATATTGTTGTGGGAGCTCCAAATGTCTTGATAGGCAAATCACATTCAGGAAATTTAACTGCTATTGAAGCAATTTTGGATGGCTCTGCAGATATTATGGTCTCTGACTATTATCCATCTGCAATGCTTCATGCTGTATTTAAGCTTTATTTACAGTATAATGTACCTCTTTGGAAAAGTATGAACATGGTTACTTTAAATCCTTCTAAGGCGGTAGGTATTGACAAGGATTTTGGTTCTGTTGAAAAGGGTAAAAAGGCGGATTTATTACTAATTAAATTAATAGATGAAAAACCTGCAATTACAAAGGTGTTTGTAGATGGACAATTAGTTTCTGAATTGAATTACAGGAGGTTAAAATATGCTTAA
- a CDS encoding phosphonate C-P lyase system protein PhnL codes for MLKVNKLTKEFKMHIRDGLVIEGFNDVTFTAHEGKLLAITGASGIGKSTLIKCIYRTYRPTQGSVIYTKSDGTEVNLAKADDQTILKLRKSEIGYISQFLNVIPRVSALDILTSRLSSKLFIETEARRMAEYYLTKVGISKTLWNMYPSTFSGGEKQRLNILLALAAKPKLLLLDEPTASLDINSKEIIFELISDAKKSGTIMIGVFHDKDAIKALADSRFDMLENKLVAVS; via the coding sequence ATGCTTAAAGTAAATAAGTTAACAAAAGAGTTCAAAATGCATATTAGGGACGGCCTTGTTATTGAAGGATTCAATGATGTGACATTTACAGCACATGAAGGTAAACTGTTGGCTATAACAGGTGCTAGTGGTATTGGAAAGTCAACTCTTATTAAATGTATTTATAGAACATATAGACCTACTCAAGGTTCAGTTATTTATACAAAGAGTGATGGAACTGAGGTTAATTTGGCAAAGGCTGATGATCAGACTATATTAAAGCTAAGAAAGTCTGAAATAGGATATATTTCACAATTCTTAAATGTTATTCCTAGAGTTTCTGCACTGGATATTTTGACTAGTAGACTTTCTTCTAAATTATTTATAGAAACAGAAGCAAGAAGAATGGCTGAGTACTATCTGACAAAAGTAGGAATAAGCAAGACACTTTGGAATATGTACCCATCAACTTTTAGTGGTGGTGAAAAACAAAGGCTTAATATCCTTTTGGCTCTTGCAGCTAAACCTAAATTATTATTGTTAGATGAACCAACAGCATCCTTAGATATTAATTCTAAGGAAATTATTTTTGAGCTTATCTCAGATGCGAAAAAATCAGGAACAATAATGATTGGTGTTTTTCATGACAAGGATGCTATAAAAGCTTTGGCAGATAGCAGGTTTGACATGCTTGAGAATAAATTAGTTGCAGTTTCATAA
- a CDS encoding PHP domain-containing protein gives MKVDLHIHTNISDSDYSIEETIRIAKENKLKYIGIVNHDTVKGLKEAIEIGKKKEVCIIPGIEISAYDFKRNKKVHILGYNFNLKAENIKALCNPIIERRNINSIRQINILRKNNYDISIEEVQDKAKFSTCIYKQHIMAVLMDKGYCSEIYSNLYCKLFKNGGICSGDIEYVDAFKAVEAIKNDEGKAILAHPGQLDSYEIMDELWKRGLDGIELYHEDHSAEDLIKILEYSVNHSVILTGGSDFHGTYSENHSCIGNITVPVNFVSQLL, from the coding sequence ATGAAAGTAGATTTGCATATTCACACAAATATATCAGACAGTGATTATTCAATAGAAGAAACTATTCGTATTGCCAAAGAAAATAAATTGAAATATATTGGTATAGTGAATCATGATACAGTAAAAGGATTAAAAGAAGCTATAGAAATAGGCAAGAAAAAGGAAGTTTGTATAATTCCAGGAATAGAAATTTCCGCGTATGACTTTAAAAGAAATAAAAAGGTTCATATATTAGGTTATAACTTTAATTTAAAGGCCGAAAATATTAAAGCATTGTGTAATCCGATAATTGAACGAAGAAATATCAACAGCATACGACAAATCAATATTTTAAGGAAAAATAATTATGATATAAGTATTGAAGAAGTACAGGATAAAGCAAAGTTCAGTACGTGTATATACAAACAACATATTATGGCAGTACTGATGGACAAAGGATACTGTTCTGAAATTTATTCTAATTTATATTGTAAGCTGTTTAAAAATGGTGGTATATGTTCAGGTGACATCGAATATGTTGATGCCTTTAAGGCTGTCGAAGCTATTAAAAATGATGAAGGCAAGGCAATTCTTGCTCATCCAGGACAACTAGATTCATATGAAATAATGGATGAACTGTGGAAGAGAGGTTTAGATGGTATAGAGCTGTATCACGAGGATCATAGTGCTGAAGATCTTATTAAAATACTAGAATATTCAGTAAATCACTCGGTTATATTAACTGGAGGAAGTGATTTTCACGGTACATATAGCGAAAATCATTCTTGTATAGGTAATATTACAGTTCCAGTCAACTTTGTGAGTCAGTTATTATAA
- a CDS encoding NADH:flavin oxidoreductase produces the protein MAYLLKPFNNGKINLKNRLVMPPMATAKAYNDGRISQDILNYYDEKSKGGYISLIIIEHSFISEDGKASLNQLSIADDSLINDLKKLSKIIHKNGSKAVMQINHAGSLARNEVNENPVGPSAILNPRKLTGIMPRELTKDEIKEIINSFKKSASRVKEAGFDGVEIHSAHSYLLNQFISPMTNKRNDEYGGNIQGRIKIHLEVIKAVREAVGEEFPVVIRLGATDDNTVGLTLDDAVEAALSFEKAGVDMVDISGGMCGYILQNSNEQGYFSTQSYEIKKAVKIPVILTGGVTDPVSAERLLEDEKADFIGVGRAILKDSLWAKNAVEKLRN, from the coding sequence ATGGCATATTTATTAAAACCATTTAACAATGGAAAAATTAATTTAAAAAACAGGCTGGTAATGCCGCCAATGGCTACTGCAAAGGCATACAATGATGGAAGGATTAGCCAAGACATACTAAATTATTATGATGAAAAATCAAAGGGTGGATACATTTCATTGATTATAATTGAACATAGCTTTATTTCAGAAGATGGCAAAGCATCCCTAAATCAGCTTTCTATTGCTGATGACAGTTTAATTAATGATTTAAAAAAGTTATCTAAAATTATACATAAGAATGGTTCTAAAGCAGTAATGCAAATTAATCATGCTGGAAGTTTAGCAAGAAATGAGGTCAACGAAAACCCTGTCGGACCGTCAGCAATATTAAATCCGAGAAAGTTGACAGGTATAATGCCAAGAGAACTTACAAAAGATGAAATTAAAGAGATTATCAATAGTTTTAAAAAGTCTGCAAGTCGTGTAAAAGAAGCCGGCTTTGATGGTGTAGAGATACATTCAGCTCATAGTTATCTTTTGAATCAGTTCATATCTCCTATGACAAACAAGAGAAATGATGAATATGGTGGCAATATACAAGGAAGAATTAAAATTCATTTAGAAGTTATTAAGGCAGTAAGAGAGGCTGTTGGAGAAGAGTTTCCTGTAGTGATTCGTCTTGGTGCTACAGATGACAATACTGTAGGATTAACATTGGATGATGCTGTTGAAGCCGCACTTAGTTTTGAAAAAGCTGGAGTGGATATGGTTGACATTTCAGGTGGAATGTGTGGTTATATACTTCAAAACAGCAATGAACAAGGATATTTTTCAACTCAATCTTATGAGATTAAGAAAGCCGTTAAAATTCCTGTAATATTAACAGGGGGAGTAACAGACCCTGTTAGTGCAGAAAGACTGCTTGAGGATGAAAAGGCAGATTTTATTGGTGTAGGCAGGGCTATATTGAAAGATTCTCTTTGGGCAAAAAATGCAGTAGAAAAATTACGAAATTAA
- a CDS encoding AraC family transcriptional regulator — protein MKEDIFFNENMPFFVKIQAIKRYPIHWHEDVTEILIPIKGTINVVANHERVLVKENDFIFINNNSFHSIQSKEEAIVASIHIDLNFFETKYEFIKYMYFRNNMYSKYYAKIESDNFDFSKKASKKMFMNKLIGVIIDTVSNNESLAKISYFYIEQIVESMVKDFNWLQFLKSDKIKKENLDRYYRIVRFIRDNINKKISLNDIISMEYISKNYFSHFWKDLCDFSFSERVNFEKVFESEFMLLTTDMNIASIAEELNFSDAKYYYNHFKKWYGCTPLMHRRRCFSYMKSDMEYYKLPNDRAAELIVDYINYHSLSSYEDLSRFSYDKYTIIERIFSLDIDFFSNENMSIVLDLFKYVRVENDNIKINWYIIFQTILISYAKNLDMTVKIDFTYTDEIDFLSVISEFFKFSLFHFDKSIINKWDYFIKYDESITTDYIKNIKTIIKSNVDKATFKYYFEI, from the coding sequence ATGAAAGAAGACATATTTTTCAATGAAAACATGCCATTTTTTGTTAAGATACAGGCGATAAAAAGATATCCAATACATTGGCATGAAGATGTTACGGAAATATTGATTCCAATTAAAGGTACCATAAACGTTGTAGCAAATCATGAACGAGTATTAGTAAAAGAAAATGATTTTATTTTTATAAACAACAATTCTTTTCATTCTATACAAAGTAAAGAAGAAGCAATAGTTGCCAGTATTCATATAGACTTAAATTTTTTTGAAACAAAATATGAATTTATTAAATACATGTATTTCAGAAACAACATGTATTCTAAATACTATGCAAAAATTGAAAGTGACAATTTTGATTTTAGCAAAAAAGCTTCTAAAAAAATGTTTATGAATAAACTTATAGGAGTAATAATAGATACTGTTTCTAATAATGAATCATTAGCTAAAATTTCATATTTTTATATAGAGCAAATAGTTGAATCAATGGTAAAAGACTTCAACTGGCTTCAATTTCTTAAATCAGATAAAATTAAAAAAGAAAACCTTGATAGGTATTACAGGATTGTTAGATTCATTAGAGATAATATTAACAAAAAAATTTCGCTAAATGACATTATATCAATGGAATACATATCGAAAAACTATTTTTCTCATTTTTGGAAGGACCTTTGCGATTTTAGCTTTAGTGAAAGAGTAAATTTTGAGAAGGTTTTTGAATCTGAATTTATGTTACTTACCACAGACATGAACATCGCTTCCATTGCAGAAGAACTTAATTTTTCAGACGCAAAATATTACTACAATCATTTTAAAAAATGGTATGGTTGTACTCCATTAATGCACAGAAGGCGTTGTTTTTCTTATATGAAATCGGATATGGAATATTATAAACTGCCAAATGATAGGGCAGCTGAGCTTATTGTCGATTATATAAATTATCATTCTTTGTCATCATACGAAGATTTATCTAGATTTAGCTATGATAAATATACAATAATTGAAAGAATATTCTCATTAGATATAGATTTTTTCTCTAATGAAAATATGAGCATAGTATTAGACCTGTTTAAATATGTAAGAGTAGAAAATGATAATATAAAAATAAATTGGTATATTATATTTCAAACTATATTGATTTCTTATGCCAAAAATTTAGACATGACAGTAAAAATAGATTTTACTTATACAGATGAAATAGACTTTTTATCCGTAATAAGTGAATTTTTTAAGTTCAGTTTGTTTCATTTTGATAAAAGCATAATTAATAAGTGGGATTACTTCATTAAATATGATGAAAGTATTACTACAGATTATATTAAGAATATAAAGACAATAATTAAGAGCAACGTTGACAAGGCAACATTTAAATATTATTTTGAAATTTAA